The following proteins are encoded in a genomic region of Xanthomonas cassavae CFBP 4642:
- the modB gene encoding molybdate ABC transporter permease subunit, with protein sequence MFTPQELIAIGLSLKVALVAAVASLPLGIACGWLLARRRFPGKALLDAVVHLPLVMPPVVTGYALLVTLGTQGVIGSWLLEHLGVQFAFRWTGAALACAVMGFPLMVRAIRLSIEATDRRLEAAAATLGAGPWRGFFSITLPLAWPGLVAGMVLAFAKALGEFGATITFVSNIPGETQTLSSAIYGLMQVPGMESGVWRLAAVALAISLVALLLSEWLVRRQHPREDG encoded by the coding sequence ATGTTCACCCCGCAGGAGCTGATCGCCATCGGCCTGAGCCTGAAGGTTGCACTGGTGGCGGCAGTGGCCAGCCTGCCGCTGGGCATCGCCTGCGGCTGGCTGCTGGCGCGCCGGCGCTTCCCGGGCAAGGCGCTGCTGGATGCGGTGGTGCATCTGCCCCTGGTGATGCCGCCGGTGGTGACCGGCTATGCGTTGCTGGTGACCCTGGGCACCCAGGGGGTGATCGGCAGCTGGCTGCTGGAGCACCTCGGCGTGCAGTTTGCCTTCCGCTGGACCGGCGCGGCATTGGCCTGTGCGGTAATGGGATTCCCGCTGATGGTGCGTGCGATCCGGCTGTCGATCGAAGCCACCGACCGCCGCCTGGAAGCGGCGGCCGCCACGCTCGGTGCCGGACCGTGGCGGGGGTTCTTCAGCATCACCCTGCCCCTGGCCTGGCCTGGCCTGGTGGCCGGCATGGTGCTGGCGTTCGCCAAGGCACTGGGCGAGTTCGGCGCCACCATCACCTTCGTGTCGAATATCCCGGGCGAAACCCAGACCTTGTCGTCGGCCATTTACGGCCTGATGCAGGTGCCGGGAATGGAATCGGGCGTATGGCGACTGGCGGCGGTGGCACTGGCAATCTCGCTGGTGGCATTGCTGCTTTCCGAATGGCTGGTGCGCCGGCAACATCCGCGCGAGGACGGCTGA
- the modC gene encoding molybdenum ABC transporter ATP-binding protein: MLDLDLHLRRGNFQRHLCIQDAARVVALVGPSGAGKTTVLNAIAGLVQPDAGHIRIDGRCLYDHQQRVDLPTHKRRIGYVFQDARLFPHLDVRHNLRYGRHARGAATFGFHDVVALLGIAPLLQRRPRNLSGGEAQRVAIGRALLSQPAILLFDEPLSALDQARREELIPYLQRVRDEIRLPMLYVSHNPDEVQRIADSVHVLS, translated from the coding sequence ATGCTGGATCTGGACCTGCATCTGCGCCGTGGCAATTTCCAGCGACACCTCTGCATCCAGGACGCGGCACGCGTCGTGGCACTGGTGGGGCCGTCCGGCGCGGGCAAAACCACGGTGCTCAATGCCATCGCCGGCCTGGTCCAGCCGGATGCAGGCCATATCCGCATCGATGGGCGCTGCCTGTACGACCACCAGCAGCGTGTGGACCTGCCCACGCACAAGCGCCGGATCGGCTACGTTTTCCAGGATGCGCGGCTGTTCCCGCATCTGGATGTGCGGCACAACCTGCGCTATGGCCGGCATGCGCGCGGTGCGGCGACATTCGGCTTTCACGATGTGGTGGCCTTGCTCGGCATCGCACCGCTGTTGCAGCGCCGGCCGCGCAATCTATCCGGCGGCGAGGCGCAGCGGGTGGCGATCGGCCGCGCGCTGCTGTCGCAGCCGGCCATCCTGTTGTTCGATGAGCCGCTGTCGGCGCTGGATCAGGCGCGCCGCGAAGAATTGATCCCGTACCTGCAGCGCGTGCGCGATGAAATCCGTCTGCCGATGCTCTACGTCAGCCATAACCCGGACGAAGTACAGCGCATTGCCGATAGCGTGCATGTGTTGAGCTGA
- a CDS encoding TonB family protein gives MSPDAMVLRTTLYTSAAVLACLLLRGRLRLWLGPSAAYAIWASVPLALLAALLPGPPIDMVPLPGSALVTLPFAPGSVSSRSNWHEALGVAWSAGVLLTALQVWRSQRRFVRSLGPLRALGNTLWVATHDVGLPASLGVRRPRIVLPPDFTTRYGADERTLILAHEQQHLHRGDLWANALAIALLCLGWFNPLLYLGTRAFRLDQELACDAAVMALHPGKRRSYATAMLKCQLGSAWTPLACHWAATHPVTQRLTALRMPAIAVQHARRNARVVMLLAAIASLACWVIRPARLHAMPVAGNPVDFSTMQPPRYPAAAVAGRLAGLVELQIQVSPSGAPERIAIVQSQPAGVFDQSVLEAARGWRFRPASVDGSAVTSTIRVPVRFEPDPLEDASGIARATDGPNDPAQLEHRTGCPAPGCTAQEMR, from the coding sequence ATGAGCCCTGATGCCATGGTGCTACGGACCACGCTCTACACCAGCGCCGCGGTGCTGGCCTGCCTGCTGCTGCGGGGACGCTTGCGTCTTTGGTTGGGCCCGTCGGCTGCTTATGCGATCTGGGCCAGCGTGCCGCTTGCCTTGCTGGCTGCACTGCTGCCTGGCCCGCCCATCGATATGGTGCCGCTGCCCGGATCGGCATTGGTGACGCTGCCGTTTGCACCGGGCAGCGTCAGCAGTCGCAGCAACTGGCATGAAGCATTGGGTGTTGCGTGGTCGGCTGGCGTATTGCTGACGGCCCTTCAGGTGTGGCGCAGCCAACGGCGTTTCGTGCGCAGCCTCGGGCCGCTGCGTGCACTGGGCAACACGCTGTGGGTCGCAACGCATGATGTGGGTCTGCCGGCGTCGTTGGGTGTTCGGCGTCCACGCATCGTGCTGCCACCGGACTTCACCACCCGCTATGGCGCCGACGAGCGCACGTTGATCCTGGCGCACGAACAGCAGCATCTGCATCGCGGCGATCTGTGGGCCAATGCCTTGGCGATCGCGCTGCTATGCCTCGGGTGGTTCAATCCGCTGCTGTACCTGGGGACGCGCGCGTTTCGTCTGGATCAGGAACTGGCCTGCGATGCCGCGGTGATGGCACTGCATCCCGGCAAGCGCCGCAGCTATGCCACGGCCATGCTCAAATGCCAGCTTGGCAGCGCCTGGACGCCACTGGCCTGCCATTGGGCAGCGACGCATCCGGTGACCCAGCGGCTCACCGCGTTGCGGATGCCCGCAATCGCCGTGCAGCACGCGCGCAGGAACGCGCGTGTGGTCATGCTGCTGGCGGCCATCGCCAGCCTCGCCTGTTGGGTGATCCGGCCGGCGCGTCTGCACGCCATGCCGGTTGCCGGCAACCCGGTGGATTTCAGCACGATGCAGCCGCCCAGGTATCCGGCTGCGGCAGTCGCTGGGCGTCTTGCCGGCCTGGTGGAGCTGCAGATCCAGGTGAGCCCGAGTGGGGCACCCGAACGCATCGCCATTGTGCAGAGCCAGCCGGCCGGGGTATTCGATCAATCCGTACTCGAGGCCGCACGCGGCTGGCGCTTCAGGCCTGCCTCCGTCGATGGCAGCGCGGTGACCTCGACGATACGCGTACCGGTGCGCTTCGAACCGGATCCGCTGGAAGACGCTTCCGGCATTGCCCGGGCTACCGACGGTCCGAATGATCCTGCGCAGCTTGAGCACAGGACCGGATGTCCGGCGCCGGGGTGCACTGCGCAGGAGATGCGGTGA
- a CDS encoding BlaI/MecI/CopY family transcriptional regulator: MPISDAEAVVMQVLWDVAPRTAEEVVAALSQTDWAEPTIKTLLNRLLTKGAIAAREDGRKYLYTPVLQCDQWVQQQSEGLLQRLFGGRVAPLVAHFSERGQLSASDVADLKRLLEELDDEP, encoded by the coding sequence ATGCCGATCAGCGACGCCGAAGCCGTGGTGATGCAGGTACTCTGGGACGTCGCGCCGCGCACGGCCGAGGAGGTGGTGGCAGCGCTGTCGCAGACCGACTGGGCCGAGCCCACCATCAAGACCCTGCTCAATCGCCTGCTCACCAAAGGCGCGATCGCCGCCCGGGAGGACGGGCGCAAATACCTGTACACGCCGGTGCTGCAGTGCGACCAGTGGGTGCAGCAACAGAGCGAGGGCCTGCTGCAACGCCTGTTCGGTGGCCGGGTTGCACCACTGGTGGCCCACTTCAGTGAGCGCGGGCAACTCAGTGCATCGGATGTGGCCGACCTGAAGCGCCTGCTCGAGGAGCTGGATGATGAGCCCTGA